TCTAGGCTGGTATTCAAAAAATAGTGTACGTTCTGCTGCTGATACTAGTTATAGTCCAATTGCACCTCCGGAAGTAGAACCGCAGGTATTTACTTCCTTCTCCGACGGTTTAAAACTTATGGAAGAATATAAATGGGACGATGCGATTGGGGAGTTTCGCAAAGCATTAAAACAGGCAAAGGGCCATGAGATGGGTGCCATTTTCAACCTGATAGGGATTTGTTACTACATAACTGGACGGCTAAAAGAGGCGTTAGATAAATATGAATTATCATTAATACTTGCTAGTGAGTTAGAAGACGGACCGGGCGAGGCAAATGCTCTCGGCAACATTGGTTTCATCTATCAGATGAGGGGCGAATTGGATAGGGCTCTGGAGTATTACGCGAAGGCAAAGGGACTTAATGAGGGTGTAGGCAATAGAATGGGTGTGGCAATTAACATTAACAACATTGGTTTGGTCTATCAGGTTAGGGGCGAACTGGATAATGCGCTGAGGTGTTTTGAGGAAGCATTGGGGATTTATAAAGACATTGGTAGCAGACCGGGCGAGGCAAATGCTCTCGGCAACATTGGTTTCATCTATCAGATGAGGGGCGAATTGGATAGGGCTCTGGAGTATTACGCGAAGGCAAAGGGACTTAATGAGGGTGTAGGCAATAGAATGGGTGTGGCAATTAACATTAACAACATTGGTTTGGTCTATCAGGTTAGGGGCGAACTCAATAAGGCGCTCGAGTGTTTTAGTGCGGCGCTAAAAATCTTTAAAGAAATCGGCACCCAGAGGGAAATTAAGATGGCCGAAAATAACATCCAGGCGCTGCTGATAATAGCGGGAACTACAGGGCAAGATGGGCATAAAAGATAATGGGTTGATGTTTATAAAGTTAAAAGCCGGCACTACATAAGAAATGTGAAGCACAAGTTGCCTGACGTAAAAGTTCTCTTTATTGCATTGGACAGGACAGCTGTGCGTTTTCTTAATGAGCGAGTTCATCAGGTAACCAATTTATTTTATTTAAGGTAGGTTTTATTACGGCCGGATGTCGTAGACGGCGCCGAGGTTGTTTTTGGTGACGCGGAGCAGGGTGAATCTTAAGCTGCCGGCGATG
This genomic window from candidate division WOR-3 bacterium contains:
- a CDS encoding toll/interleukin-1 receptor domain-containing protein, whose protein sequence is MKYDVFIIYETFSGKDLAEHLKDGLRRININAFVATQDIPLGEDEIKVRYSTLKEVNHIILIVTHGIFHSKEVKAEIKEAVRAGKKENIIPFVYDGISDEEVKNFFNECNLGNKQWNRFSQDNSKEDLTRKVLGWYSKNSVRSAADTSYSPIAPPEVEPQVFTSFSDGLKLMEEYKWDDAIGEFRKALKQAKGHEMGAIFNLIGICYYITGRLKEALDKYELSLILASELEDGPGEANALGNIGFIYQMRGELDRALEYYAKAKGLNEGVGNRMGVAININNIGLVYQVRGELDNALRCFEEALGIYKDIGSRPGEANALGNIGFIYQMRGELDRALEYYAKAKGLNEGVGNRMGVAININNIGLVYQVRGELNKALECFSAALKIFKEIGTQREIKMAENNIQALLIIAGTTGQDGHKR